The following are encoded together in the Thalassolituus oleivorans MIL-1 genome:
- a CDS encoding long-chain-fatty-acid--CoA ligase: protein MEAQFWNGKRAPGVSDTINLDEYDSVVEVIESAFKRYADRPAFTSIGHTLSYRDIDNYSAAFASYLQNHTTLKAGDRIAIQMPNILQFPIAMYGALRAGMVVVNTNPLYTEREMLHQFNDSGAKALVCMDVFARSVQNVLKDTGLKHVIVTSLADMLPQPKRTLINFAAKHVKKMVPGYSLPDAIGFRKTLKLGARAGRYRAEHLIGSQQTIILQYTGGTTGVAKGAELTNQNLIANMQQARSLLMQIDASGKPIKPEGGAKVVAPLPLYHIYAFTVHLMALFEMGDQSILIANPRDTGMFVRMIKPHKLTGFVGLNTLFVSLMNHPEFKNCDFSELKLTLSGGTALVADTAKRWKELTGSGISEGYGLTECSPVVCVNPTGGLERLGTVGQPVPGTALKCIDDQGNEVAIGERGELCVKGPQVMKGYWNRPESTAESFTPDGQWLRTGDVAVIDEDGFVKIVDRIKDMVLVSGFNVYPNEIEDVVATHPGVENCAVIGVPDVKTGEAVKLFVVAIDKNLTADDIMAHCRLSLTGYKLPRHIEFRDELPMTPVGKILRRELKDEEAAKRTKEATPA from the coding sequence GTGGAAGCACAATTCTGGAATGGTAAAAGAGCCCCTGGCGTAAGCGATACTATTAATTTGGATGAGTACGATTCCGTTGTAGAGGTGATCGAGAGCGCTTTCAAACGTTACGCTGATCGTCCTGCATTCACCAGCATAGGTCACACACTGAGTTACCGTGATATTGACAATTATAGCGCGGCTTTCGCTTCTTACCTGCAAAATCACACCACACTGAAAGCGGGTGATCGTATTGCGATCCAAATGCCTAACATTCTGCAATTTCCAATTGCTATGTATGGTGCTCTGCGTGCAGGCATGGTGGTCGTAAATACGAACCCGCTGTATACCGAACGTGAGATGTTGCATCAATTCAACGATTCGGGTGCGAAAGCCTTGGTGTGTATGGACGTGTTTGCGCGTTCTGTACAAAACGTATTGAAAGATACCGGTTTGAAGCACGTCATTGTTACCAGCTTGGCCGATATGTTGCCGCAGCCAAAGCGTACTTTGATCAACTTTGCCGCGAAGCATGTTAAGAAAATGGTCCCTGGCTACAGCCTACCTGACGCTATTGGCTTCCGTAAAACGCTTAAGTTGGGTGCGCGTGCAGGCCGTTATCGTGCAGAACACTTGATTGGCTCACAGCAAACCATCATTTTGCAGTATACCGGTGGTACTACGGGCGTTGCCAAAGGTGCAGAATTAACCAATCAGAATTTGATCGCTAACATGCAGCAAGCGCGTTCGTTGCTGATGCAAATTGATGCCAGTGGTAAACCAATTAAGCCAGAGGGCGGTGCGAAGGTGGTTGCGCCGTTACCTCTTTATCATATCTATGCATTTACTGTGCATTTGATGGCCCTATTTGAGATGGGTGATCAAAGTATTCTTATCGCTAATCCGCGTGATACAGGCATGTTTGTGCGTATGATTAAACCTCATAAGCTGACCGGCTTTGTTGGTTTGAATACCTTGTTTGTATCCTTGATGAACCACCCAGAATTCAAAAACTGTGACTTTAGTGAGCTTAAACTGACTTTGTCTGGTGGTACCGCGCTGGTGGCTGATACCGCTAAACGTTGGAAAGAACTGACGGGTAGTGGCATCTCTGAAGGTTACGGCTTAACCGAGTGTTCGCCTGTGGTGTGCGTTAACCCGACCGGTGGTTTGGAGCGCTTGGGTACCGTTGGTCAGCCAGTTCCTGGTACGGCATTAAAATGCATTGATGACCAAGGTAATGAAGTGGCGATCGGTGAACGCGGCGAATTGTGTGTCAAAGGCCCACAAGTTATGAAGGGTTACTGGAATCGTCCAGAATCTACTGCTGAATCATTTACCCCTGATGGTCAATGGCTGCGTACTGGCGACGTCGCTGTTATTGATGAAGACGGTTTCGTAAAAATTGTTGATCGTATTAAAGATATGGTTTTGGTTTCTGGCTTTAACGTTTATCCAAATGAGATTGAAGACGTAGTTGCAACGCATCCTGGGGTTGAAAACTGTGCGGTTATTGGTGTTCCAGATGTGAAGACAGGAGAAGCTGTTAAGCTCTTTGTTGTCGCTATCGATAAGAACCTCACTGCAGACGATATTATGGCCCATTGCCGTTTGAGCCTCACAGGTTACAAGCTGCCCCGCCATATTGAATTCCGCGACGAGTTACCAATGACACCTGTCGGTAAAATTTTACGTCGCGAGTTGAAAGACGAAGAAGCGGCGAAGCGCACTAAAGAAGCGACGCCAGCCTAA
- a CDS encoding AraC family transcriptional regulator, translating into MSSSSISAASRAFISTEYLSQLIDLLAQQGINTAQLSQGTGLSVKSLASPDEFISPLQYHKVIENALILSGDPLLGLEHGKRMSISSHGFLGFAIMASDNLGQALSLAIRYARTRTLLADIRFIHDDDSAIIQINRLAAMPTTFSFVVHNIISTFVTIARFLTRGEQELNAIVRLTEKPVRPVSCYEGLLGLPVYLQQAHNQLCIPRSLLDVKVSTANNTARRMAETECEKLLSELDSGQDLVTRIRRQLEKMDAFPTLTVMASTLNSSPRTINRKLAQLNTTYQNIVDEARREQAMHLLQNTRISVEEIAHQLGYNDPSNFGRAFRRWLGMSPRTFRKQTQKSA; encoded by the coding sequence ATGTCGAGCAGCAGCATTAGTGCCGCATCACGCGCCTTTATTTCAACTGAATACCTGTCCCAGTTAATCGACCTACTGGCCCAACAAGGTATAAATACTGCGCAGTTATCGCAAGGCACTGGCTTGTCTGTTAAATCGCTAGCCTCTCCGGATGAGTTTATTTCACCGTTGCAATACCACAAGGTCATTGAAAATGCGCTGATTTTGAGTGGCGATCCTTTGCTAGGTCTTGAGCATGGCAAACGCATGAGCATTTCTAGCCATGGCTTCTTAGGATTCGCCATTATGGCCAGCGACAATCTTGGGCAAGCTCTATCTCTTGCAATTCGTTACGCCCGCACTCGCACTCTGCTGGCTGATATTCGATTTATCCACGACGATGACTCAGCGATTATTCAAATCAACCGTTTAGCAGCCATGCCAACGACTTTCTCATTTGTCGTTCACAACATCATTTCAACCTTCGTGACGATTGCCCGCTTTCTCACTCGCGGCGAACAGGAATTAAATGCCATTGTGCGCCTAACTGAAAAACCTGTGCGCCCTGTGTCCTGTTACGAAGGATTATTGGGATTGCCGGTGTATTTGCAGCAAGCACATAACCAACTCTGCATTCCACGCAGCTTACTTGACGTCAAAGTCTCGACAGCAAACAACACTGCGCGACGTATGGCTGAAACTGAATGTGAAAAATTATTGTCAGAGCTCGATAGTGGGCAGGATTTAGTAACACGCATTCGACGCCAGTTGGAAAAAATGGACGCATTTCCAACATTGACCGTGATGGCATCAACTTTAAACTCCAGCCCGCGAACAATTAACCGCAAGCTAGCGCAGCTGAATACGACGTATCAAAACATTGTCGATGAAGCACGGCGTGAGCAAGCAATGCACTTACTGCAAAATACGCGCATTAGTGTCGAAGAGATTGCTCATCAGCTTGGCTACAACGATCCCTCCAACTTCGGCCGGGCGTTTCGCCGCTGGCTAGGTATGTCTCCCCGTACATTTCGTAAGCAGACACAAAAAAGTGCTTGA
- a CDS encoding fatty acid desaturase family protein: MSNIHFPSGQRPVYQQLSALTNGYFKAVGLNKTGDRRLHNKALVILAMYAFSYSALYWLPGNWAMAAWLLHGVATALVGFNIMHDGAHDSFSSSRKLNRLMALTFNLIGSNRFYWAQKHNRNHHAFTNVDEADEDIDALGLFRMSPHQQRRPFHRFQHIYVWFLYLITTLFWFFALDFKAYKSQKIAKRAYSQPMSFGDHAEFWISKAAYLCIYLVLPAMVMTTEQVIWGFLIMHAALGFLFAVVFQLAHVVDKAEFPRPDENDALQDEWAVHQMRTTVDFATNNRFLTWALGGLNFQAEHHLFPRISHVHYPALHPLIEERAKELGYELRSYPTLWAALAGHYRHLRDMGRHDSKEASSQTDPQTC, encoded by the coding sequence ATGAGTAATATTCACTTCCCTAGCGGACAGCGTCCTGTATATCAGCAGCTATCAGCCCTAACAAATGGCTATTTCAAAGCAGTTGGGCTTAATAAAACGGGCGATAGAAGATTACACAATAAAGCTTTAGTCATTCTGGCTATGTATGCATTTTCCTACTCTGCGCTGTATTGGTTGCCAGGTAATTGGGCCATGGCTGCTTGGCTGCTGCACGGTGTTGCTACCGCGTTAGTTGGTTTTAACATCATGCACGATGGCGCACACGACTCTTTCAGTTCATCGCGCAAACTCAATCGTCTTATGGCATTGACGTTCAATTTGATTGGCAGCAATCGCTTCTACTGGGCTCAGAAGCACAATCGCAATCACCATGCCTTTACCAATGTCGATGAAGCCGATGAAGATATTGACGCACTAGGCCTATTTCGCATGAGCCCGCACCAACAACGCCGCCCCTTCCATCGCTTTCAGCACATATACGTGTGGTTTTTGTACCTCATCACAACCTTGTTTTGGTTTTTTGCTCTGGACTTCAAAGCCTATAAAAGCCAAAAAATAGCTAAACGCGCCTATAGCCAGCCAATGTCATTTGGTGATCACGCTGAATTTTGGATATCTAAAGCGGCTTACTTATGCATATATCTGGTACTTCCCGCCATGGTGATGACGACAGAGCAAGTTATCTGGGGTTTCCTGATTATGCACGCAGCATTAGGCTTTTTATTCGCAGTTGTCTTCCAACTGGCTCATGTAGTCGACAAAGCAGAATTCCCTCGCCCAGATGAAAACGACGCTTTGCAAGACGAATGGGCAGTACACCAAATGCGTACAACAGTGGATTTCGCTACTAATAATCGTTTCTTAACTTGGGCATTAGGCGGTTTAAATTTCCAAGCAGAACATCATTTATTCCCACGAATCAGCCATGTTCACTATCCAGCTCTTCACCCATTAATTGAAGAACGCGCAAAAGAGTTAGGGTACGAATTACGTAGTTATCCTACGCTCTGGGCCGCATTAGCTGGGCATTATCGCCACTTACGAGACATGGGGCGCCATGACTCCAAAGAGGCCAGTTCGCAAACTGATCCGCAGACCTGTTAG
- a CDS encoding putative bifunctional diguanylate cyclase/phosphodiesterase, protein MHQLLKQQVQKFISGDAPLSDDMSALLACISNTYSANELERAQLEESLEMSARTLIERNDSLIRNIENQRQAQGNLAHSYEILNATLNASKEGVLVVGQDDAPIAFNSRYIELVMLDQERMSTMSGVDLFRNFLSLATNPSLLYKQVDALSALGSDSHEVYRLKDGRWLEVYACRHSVAGLIWMLRDISEIYEKEATITFQAYHDSLTGLPNRVRLQERLEQAIATSQRKHRRFALCYLDLDGFKTINDSLGHNHGDELLKEVSARLQANLRKQDTLARVGGDEFVVIFEQVEGHEDVLTLAEGVLKTLYEPIRLDRREFVIGASMGIAMYPTDGEDSGILMRNADIAMYRAKANGKNCFHFFTPALERIALQRMSLETNLRSALEKNQLELFYQPKVCLRDLPDGMETGHLHSFEALLRWPQANGGFISPESFIHIAEDAGMIGRIGYWILQQACLQAKDWYDQGYSANISINISPRQFLIPNFHYEIIQIIRDMNVPVELISIEITESLLMQDLSHARAVLEYFRENGIFIYLDDFGTGFSSLNYLKNLPVDAIKIDRTFVKDLSSSSADQAIAASIITLGKNLDMLIVAEGIENAEQADFLIRNGCDLAQGYYYGHPVSAEQASLYLHPADRTCERLAKRQRCL, encoded by the coding sequence ATGCACCAGCTTCTGAAACAACAAGTACAGAAATTCATTTCGGGAGATGCGCCACTCAGTGACGATATGTCCGCCCTGCTGGCCTGCATCAGTAATACCTATAGTGCCAACGAGCTGGAGCGTGCTCAGCTTGAAGAATCGCTAGAAATGAGTGCGCGCACTTTAATAGAACGCAATGATAGCCTTATTCGCAATATCGAAAACCAGCGCCAAGCGCAGGGAAACCTTGCACACTCATACGAAATTTTAAATGCGACATTAAACGCCTCAAAGGAAGGTGTGTTAGTTGTTGGACAAGATGATGCTCCTATTGCTTTCAATAGTCGCTACATAGAGTTAGTAATGCTCGACCAAGAGCGTATGAGCACTATGTCTGGCGTCGATTTATTTCGTAATTTCCTAAGTCTCGCGACTAACCCGAGCTTACTATACAAACAAGTAGATGCATTGAGTGCGCTTGGCAGCGATAGCCACGAAGTCTATCGCCTGAAAGATGGCCGCTGGTTAGAGGTCTACGCCTGCCGCCACAGCGTCGCGGGATTAATATGGATGCTGCGCGATATCAGTGAGATATACGAAAAAGAGGCCACCATTACCTTTCAGGCGTACCACGATAGTCTGACAGGCCTGCCAAATCGCGTACGTTTGCAAGAGCGCCTAGAACAGGCCATTGCAACATCTCAGCGCAAGCATCGACGTTTTGCACTGTGCTACCTAGACCTTGATGGCTTTAAAACCATTAACGATAGTCTTGGCCATAACCATGGTGACGAATTACTAAAAGAAGTATCCGCACGTTTGCAAGCGAACCTCAGAAAACAAGATACGTTAGCTCGCGTTGGCGGTGATGAGTTTGTGGTGATATTCGAACAAGTTGAAGGGCATGAAGATGTCCTAACACTAGCTGAAGGTGTACTAAAAACGCTTTACGAACCTATTCGACTTGATCGACGTGAATTTGTTATCGGTGCCTCAATGGGAATCGCTATGTATCCAACCGATGGCGAAGACTCGGGGATATTAATGCGTAACGCCGATATTGCCATGTACCGCGCCAAAGCTAACGGCAAGAATTGCTTCCACTTTTTTACCCCTGCCCTTGAGCGCATTGCACTGCAACGCATGTCATTAGAAACCAACCTCCGTAGTGCCCTAGAAAAGAACCAGCTAGAACTATTTTATCAACCAAAAGTTTGCTTGCGCGATCTGCCCGATGGTATGGAAACTGGCCATCTTCACAGTTTTGAAGCCCTACTTCGTTGGCCTCAAGCTAATGGCGGATTTATCTCACCAGAGAGCTTTATTCATATAGCCGAAGATGCCGGCATGATTGGGCGAATAGGCTATTGGATTTTGCAACAAGCGTGCTTGCAAGCCAAAGACTGGTACGACCAAGGCTATAGTGCCAACATCAGTATTAATATCTCGCCACGGCAGTTTTTAATTCCAAACTTTCACTACGAAATTATACAAATCATTCGCGACATGAACGTTCCCGTGGAGCTTATTTCGATAGAAATAACCGAAAGCTTGTTGATGCAAGACTTAAGTCATGCCCGCGCGGTACTCGAATACTTCCGTGAAAACGGTATATTTATCTATCTGGATGATTTTGGTACGGGCTTCTCCTCACTAAATTATCTTAAAAATCTTCCTGTCGACGCGATTAAAATTGATCGAACCTTCGTCAAAGACCTCAGTTCAAGCAGCGCCGACCAAGCCATTGCCGCTTCGATTATCACCTTAGGTAAAAACCTAGATATGTTAATTGTCGCCGAAGGTATCGAAAATGCCGAGCAGGCGGATTTCCTTATTCGCAATGGTTGCGATCTTGCACAAGGCTATTATTACGGTCACCCCGTTAGCGCAGAACAGGCAAGCTTGTATCTGCACCCAGCCGACCGAACTTGCGAGCGACTTGCCAAACGCCAACGTTGCCTATAA
- a CDS encoding type II toxin-antitoxin system HipA family toxin, protein MISVAEVRLWGITIGAVQWDAQRQLGFFEYAKPFLRSGIQLSPLHMPLGAGVFSFPALNKESYKGLPGMLADSLPDKFGNLLIDQWLVSQNREPGSFNPVERLLYMGIRGMGALEYLPETPRTRIPDQQLEMTKLVDLANRALAQKDSLAAKFGYSANDSMADTQALQQIISVGTSAGGARAKAVIAWNEATHEVRSGQLDCPEGFEHYLLKFDGVQGNRDKELNDPQGFTRIEYAYSQMAKAAGIDMMPCQLLEENGRAHFLTKRFDRIGGKDKLHMQTLCGVAHFDFNMAGAYSYEQAFRVMRQMGLQDLHLALEQQFRRMVFNVMARNQDDHTKNIAFLMNKRGEWRLSPAYDVTYSYNPSGEWTSSHQMSVNGKRDGFVLDDLLACGAMADVSERRVRAIVGEVAEVLKTWSQYADDAGIEASWATKIGASFRKI, encoded by the coding sequence GTGATTTCTGTGGCAGAAGTGCGTCTCTGGGGTATAACCATTGGTGCTGTGCAATGGGATGCGCAGCGTCAGCTTGGTTTCTTTGAATACGCTAAGCCTTTTTTACGCTCGGGCATTCAGCTTTCGCCATTGCATATGCCGCTGGGTGCCGGCGTGTTTTCATTTCCTGCTTTGAATAAAGAATCGTACAAGGGTTTGCCAGGTATGTTGGCGGACTCTTTGCCTGATAAATTCGGTAATTTACTGATAGATCAGTGGTTAGTGAGTCAGAATCGCGAACCGGGCAGTTTTAACCCGGTGGAACGTCTTTTATATATGGGCATACGTGGTATGGGCGCGCTTGAGTATTTACCAGAAACTCCACGCACTCGCATTCCTGATCAGCAATTAGAAATGACTAAACTGGTGGATTTGGCTAATCGAGCCCTAGCTCAAAAGGATAGCTTGGCTGCTAAGTTTGGTTATTCTGCCAATGACTCTATGGCCGATACTCAAGCCTTGCAGCAGATTATTTCTGTGGGTACGTCGGCTGGTGGTGCTCGCGCTAAAGCCGTGATTGCATGGAATGAGGCAACTCATGAAGTTCGCTCTGGGCAATTGGATTGTCCTGAGGGTTTTGAGCATTATTTGTTGAAGTTCGATGGTGTGCAGGGTAACCGTGATAAAGAGTTGAATGATCCACAAGGGTTTACTCGTATCGAATATGCCTACTCGCAAATGGCTAAAGCCGCTGGGATCGACATGATGCCGTGTCAGTTGTTAGAAGAAAACGGGCGCGCGCACTTTCTAACAAAACGCTTTGATCGAATTGGCGGCAAAGATAAATTGCACATGCAAACGCTCTGTGGTGTTGCGCACTTCGATTTTAATATGGCGGGTGCGTATTCTTATGAGCAAGCGTTTCGGGTGATGCGCCAAATGGGCTTGCAGGATTTGCATCTAGCGCTTGAGCAGCAATTTCGTCGTATGGTGTTTAACGTTATGGCACGTAATCAGGACGACCATACGAAAAATATCGCCTTCTTAATGAATAAGCGCGGTGAATGGCGCTTGTCTCCCGCTTATGATGTGACCTATTCGTATAATCCGAGCGGCGAGTGGACATCGAGTCATCAAATGAGTGTTAACGGCAAACGCGATGGATTTGTGCTGGATGATCTGCTTGCTTGTGGCGCGATGGCGGATGTCAGTGAGCGCCGTGTTAGAGCGATAGTGGGTGAAGTGGCGGAGGTATTAAAAACTTGGTCTCAATATGCTGACGATGCGGGTATTGAGGCAAGTTGGGCGACTAAGATTGGCGCCAGCTTCCGTAAAATATAA
- a CDS encoding helix-turn-helix domain-containing protein, which yields MEYSSVSNLVVLEQLGERFRSARLSRNLTQAQLAEASGVSLSTLRRLESGADNVSLMNIIALMRALGVVDQLELLLPPQPPSPMASLQNSGAGPQVDNGSERQRASGSRQVAEDKGTWTWGDDA from the coding sequence ATGGAATACTCATCAGTTAGTAATTTAGTCGTGCTAGAGCAGTTGGGTGAGCGTTTTCGCAGTGCTCGTTTAAGCCGGAACTTAACTCAAGCGCAGTTGGCTGAGGCATCGGGCGTCAGCTTGTCGACGCTAAGGCGTTTGGAGAGCGGGGCGGATAACGTCAGCTTAATGAATATTATTGCCTTAATGCGCGCCCTGGGTGTGGTCGATCAACTCGAATTGTTACTACCGCCTCAGCCTCCTAGTCCTATGGCGAGCTTGCAGAATAGCGGTGCAGGGCCGCAAGTCGATAACGGCAGCGAGCGGCAGCGTGCATCTGGCAGCCGTCAGGTAGCCGAAGATAAGGGCACTTGGACATGGGGCGATGACGCGTGA